In Lytechinus variegatus isolate NC3 chromosome 18, Lvar_3.0, whole genome shotgun sequence, a single genomic region encodes these proteins:
- the LOC121432189 gene encoding extensin-like, translated as MIFPLLPPSLSYHPPSPTTLLLLPPSFSYHPPSPTTLLLLPLSFFYQLSSPTTLLSYHSPPTIFLLLPPSFYHLPSTTTIPLLPPSFSYYPPSTIFLLLPPSLSYHPPSPTTLPLLPPSFSYHLPSPTTPLLPLSFSYHLSSPTTLPLLRPSSPTIFLLLPLSSYHLPSSFSYHPPSPTTPTTLLLPSLFSYHPPSPTTLLLLPPSFSYHLPSTTTIPLLPPSFSYYPPSPTIFLLLPPSLSYPPPSPTTLLLLPPSSYHPPSFSYHPPSPTIFLLLPPSLSYHPPSPTTLPHLPPSLSYHLPSTTRPLLPSSFSYHPPSPTILYTYDPLLS; from the coding sequence ATGATCTTCCCTCTCCTTCCACCCTCCCTCTCCTACCACCCTCCCTCTCCTACCACCCTCCTTCTCCTACCACCTTCCTTCTCCTACCACCCTCCCTCACCTACCACCCTCCTTCTCCTACCACTCTCCTTCTTCTACCAACTTTCTTCTCCTACCACCCTCCTCTCCTACCACTCTCCTCCTACCATCTTCCTTCTCCTACCACCCTCCTTCTACCATCTTCCTTCAACCACCACCATCCCTCTCCTACCACCTTCCTTCTCCTACTACCCTCCTTCTACCATCTTTCTTCTCCTACCACCCTCCCTCTCCTACCACCCTCCTTCTCCTACCACCCTCCCTCTCCTACCACCCTCTTTCTCCTACCATCTTCCTTCTCCTACCACCCCTCTCCTACCACTCTCCTTCTCCTACCATCTCTCTTCTCCTACCACCCTCCCTCTCCTACGACCTTCTTCTCCTACCATCTTCCTTCTCCTACCACTATCCTCCTACCACCTACCATCTTCCTTCTCCTACCACCCTCCTTCTCCTACCACCCCTACCACTCTCCTCCTACCATCTCTCTTCTCCTACCACCCTCCCTCTCCTACAACCCTCCTTCTCCTACCACCCTCCTTCTCCTACCATCTTCCTTCTACCACCACCATCCCTCTCCTACCACCTTCCTTCTCCTACTACCCTCCTTCTCCTACCATCTTTCTTCTCCTACCACCCTCCCTCTCctacccccctccctcccctacCACCCTCCTTCTCCTACCACCCTCCTCCTACCACCCTCCCTCCTTCTCCTACCACCCTCCCTCTCCTACCATCTTCCTTCTCCTACCACCCTCCCTCTCCTACCACCCTCCTTCTCCTACCACCCTCCCTCATCTACCACCCTCCCTCTCCTACCATCTTCCTTCTACCACCCGCCCTCTCCTACCATCTTCCTTCTCCTACCACCCTCCCTCTCCTACCATCCTCTATACCTATGACCCACTCCTCTCTTAA